A window from Heliangelus exortis chromosome 17, bHelExo1.hap1, whole genome shotgun sequence encodes these proteins:
- the PSMG3 gene encoding proteasome assembly chaperone 3 isoform X1 produces the protein MEAGPIVTSKQREEVVLGVPTEVVCTAFSNSVLVVVTQYGKMGTIVYVDPNTVGDNMGRPSLTTKVLLGKDEPLVHVCAKHLVAFVSQEAGNKPVLLAMALKDKTMEGIQALREVIRSCQVW, from the exons ATGGAAGCGGGTCCCATCGTGACATCCAAGCAGCGGGAGGAGGTGGTGCTCGGGGTCCCCACTGAGGTGGTGTGCACGGCGTTCTCCAACTCCGTCCTGGTGGTGGTCACACAGTACGGCAAAATGGGGACAATCGTCTACGTGGACCCCAACACAGTCGGTGACAACATGGGCAGGCCCTCGCTCACCACGAAGGTGCTGCTGGGCAAGGATGAG CCCCTCGTCCACGTTTGTGCCAAACACCTGGTGGCATTTGTCTCTCAGGAAGCTGGGAACAAACCTGTTCTTCTCGCCATGGCTCTGAAGGACAAGACCATGGAAGGGATACAAGCTCTACGGGAAGTGATCCGGAGTTGCCAAGTGTGGTGA
- the PSMG3 gene encoding proteasome assembly chaperone 3 isoform X2: MEAGPIVTSKQREEVVLGVPTEVVCTAFSNSVLVVVTQYGKMGTIVYVDPNTVGDNMGRPSLTTKVLLGKDEEAGNKPVLLAMALKDKTMEGIQALREVIRSCQVW, from the exons ATGGAAGCGGGTCCCATCGTGACATCCAAGCAGCGGGAGGAGGTGGTGCTCGGGGTCCCCACTGAGGTGGTGTGCACGGCGTTCTCCAACTCCGTCCTGGTGGTGGTCACACAGTACGGCAAAATGGGGACAATCGTCTACGTGGACCCCAACACAGTCGGTGACAACATGGGCAGGCCCTCGCTCACCACGAAGGTGCTGCTGGGCAAGGATGAG GAAGCTGGGAACAAACCTGTTCTTCTCGCCATGGCTCTGAAGGACAAGACCATGGAAGGGATACAAGCTCTACGGGAAGTGATCCGGAGTTGCCAAGTGTGGTGA